From the Jeongeupia sp. HS-3 genome, the window TAGCGCGACAGCAGCTCGGCATGGTGCACACCATCGTCGTGATCAAGCGCCAGCTCTTTTTCAAGCGCGCTCAGCTCGGCATCGCCATGCAGCACATAATCGAGTGCGGGCTCGGCCAGCGCGGGCGTCTCCTGCGCGACATGGCCAATGGCCAGGCGAGGAGGAAGCTCCAGATCGCCGCCATCAAGGTGCAGCTCACCGCGAATCAAGGCAAAGAAAGAGGACTTGCCGGCGCCATTGGGGCCAACAACACCCGCTTTTTGCCCCGGGTTAATCGTCAGGTCAGCCTGGTTAAGCAGGACTTTGAGGCCACGTCGCAACGTGGCGGATTTGAGTCGAATCATGGCCGCAGTTTACCAGACCTCGGCGAGCCAAGATCGTAAGGACGACCGCTTTACAACTCAGACCGCCAGCGCCTCACGCAACTGGGCGAAGGCGTCTTCGGTGACGCCATCGCCGAGCTTGAGGCGACTCAGCACGCCGGAGGCCAGATACGCCTCGATTTCGTGACGCATCAGCGTCAAACCCTTGTCACCGCGACTGGTCAGGAGAAAACGGGTGCCTTGCGGGCTGATCCAGCTGACGCGTAAACGCCGTGGCAGCGCATCGCCCTCGCGCCATTCGACCCACTCGCCGCGCTCGGGCACCTGGGATTGTGGTTCAAGCGCTGCGCTTGAGGCCACGTTCGGTGCACTGGCATCGCCCCCAAACGGCTCAGCCATCAGCACCGACGGTGCCTCCGCGCCAAGCTGTGACATCGCCTCCTGCACGGGCGCAACCACCCCCTCTTGCGCCACGACGGGCTCAACCGTCGGAATGCTTGCACCAACAACCGGCACAGCCAGCGCGGCGGGTGTGGCTTGCACCTGCAAGGCCAGCTTCAAACCTTGGCGAATGGCACCGGCGTGCAACTGCACCAGCTCGGAGAAAAAAGACTTGCGTGTAGCGTCACCGACACCGATTTCGCGAATCCCCGCCTCCAGCTTGCTCAGCAGCGCAGGCAAGGTGTTCACAAGCTGCAGGCGGTCTTCCGGCCTGACTTTCGGCGCGACACTCCAGAGCAGCTGATCAATCACGGCAAGCCGCTCGACAAATAGCGACGCGGCCTCCCCTTCGACACCGTAGGCAGCCACCAAGGCCGCACGCCAATGCTCTTGCACAAAGGCGATCACGACCGGCGGGTGTTCGGTACTCAGCTTTTGCTCGATCAGCGCCTGCGCGGTTGCATTGGCCAGCTCGCTGATCTCGCCGGCAAGCAAGGCATCGGCCTGATCGCTGATTGCAGCGTCGATGACCGCACGCTCTGCGTCCAGCCACTGATCAAGGGCATCCAGCGCCGACTGGAATACCGCAGTATCGTCGGTAAAGGAGCGGGCGACGTCGGCGATGACTTCGACGAATTTGCAAAGCTGCGGATCATCGGCCGCAGGCTCCCCCTGCCACTCCAGCCCGGCGTCGGCCAAACGGTCGATAAGGCGCCGCGCGGGGTGCGCCTTGTCACTAAAGAAGCGGGTATCCAGCATCGCCGCCTTGAGCGCCGGCACTTGCAGTCGCGCCAGCAACCCTTTGGCCGCATTGGAAAGACGGTCATCCTCGAACAGCCGATCAAAGAGCAAGGCCACCAGTTCGACCGTCATGGTATCGAGCCGGTCGAGCTCTTGCGTCCAGCGGCTGCCGCGCAGCAGCGCCAGCAGGTTCTCCGGATGCAGCGACATATCCTGAACACTGCCCAACGCATCTTGCTGCAGGTGATCGAGGAAATTAAACCAATCCGGCCGCAGCGCCCGCTGGGGTTGCGGCGTGTCCGAACTGAAAAGCTGGTTCAGATGCGTGACCAGCTCGGGCCGCAGCATCGATGCCAATGCGCTTTCGCCCCCGGCGCCTTGCCCACCTGTCATACCGTCCTGCGCAGCAAGGCCGGACACGCCAGCCTGATGTGCTTGACTCGGTGTACTGCGTGAACCAGCGCGACGCGCGATCGCCGGCAAGGGTACGTTCTGCTGAATCAGATATTGATTCAGTTGCTGATACACCCCGGCGACCCGGCCCGACAACTCGACCTCGAAGGTACGCAACGCCACCAGACGCGCGGCCAAGCCGCTATCCAGTTGCTGGCAGGCAGTCAAAAATGCTTCGCAGATGACTTTCGGGCTAAGCGGGCTGAACGAATTGCCGTTGTCGTGGCTGTCGCGATGGTCCGGCAATAGCGAGGCCAGTCTTTGCTCAAGATGGGTCAGCGTCTCGCCGCTTTTTTGCTGCAAGGCATTCGAAATACTGCTCAGGGTGAGCGACGTTTCGTATTCTTCATTTGCCACCAGCGAGAGCGCGTCGGGCGTCAGATTAACCTGGTAAAAAGCGCTTTCGCCGCGTGCGCCCCGCGGCTGCAAACTGGCCTCGAAACTGGCCAGAAATTGCTGCTTGAAGGCGGCGACAATGGCGTCTTTCTTGGTTCTCGCCTCGACCCTGGCGTCGAAATACTGATCACGCAGGCTACGTTCGGTCGTAGTTTCCGCCAACTGGAAGAAGGTCTCCTCCAGTCCCTGAAAGAAGTCATCCAGCGACTCGGTCAGCATACCCAGCGCAAGATCGCGACAAGCGATCAGCGTCCCCGTTTGCGGGCTACCTGGGGTTCGAGTGAGTACGGTTTGCATGAGGTAGCCGGGGAGTCACTTGATATATTAGTTTATGGTAATGTTTGGCGAATTCACCGGTCAACCCGACCACCGGCGGCCGGGCGGCAATGAGACACCGCGCCATGTTTTCACCCTATCCAGTCTTTACAACTAGGGAAAACAAGCCTGAGGAAAACCCTGTCTGGCAAGGGTATGGGGGCGGGTATAGAGTCAAGTCAGCTTCAACGATGCAGAGACAGGCCGACATGACTTTTTCCGTTCCCCGCCCGCAGCTGGACGCACTCTCTCAAGCCCGCGAACCCCTCGGTGACAACGTCAAATCGCTATTCGCACGCTACTACGCGAATTTGCCCAGCGAGGACTTCGATGCCAGGGACGCCGAAAACTGGGTCGGTGCCGCGTTGTCACACTGGCGCTTTGGTGCCCGTCGCGCGCCCGGTGAGTTGCTACTGCGCGCGGACAACCCCACGCTGATCGAGCATGGCTGGGAGTGCAAACACACAGTGATCGAGCTGGTTGCCGACGACATGCCCTTTCTGGTCGACACGGTCAGCATGGCGATCAATCGCCTCGGTTATGGCGTGCATCTGGTGGTGCATCCGGTCTTGCATGTGCAGCGCGATGCGGCCGGCCAAGTGGTCGATTTGGGCGACGACGGTCCGCGCGAATCGTGGATGCATTTTGAAATCGATCGCATCACCCGTCCCGAGGCACTGGCCGAGCTGGATGAGGAAATCCGCCGGGTATTGAATGTACTTTCGGTGGCCGTGGCCGACTGGCCCAAAATGACCGAGCACATCGATGCGACGCTGGCGCAATTGCACAGCGCCCCGCCCCCGGTGGCCGCAACCGAATTATCCGAAACCGTCGCCTATCTTGAATGGCTGCGTGACGATCATTTCATTTTTCTGGGTTGCCGCGATTACCGGATCAATGAAGAACACGGCGACGGTAATATGTGGATCACGCCCGGCTCTGGCCTTGGCATGCTGCGCGATGACGGCGTGGGCGGCCCATCGCGCACCTGGGCTTCGTTGACACCGGAACTTCGCCAGATTGCCTATCGCCCCGATACCCTGCTGATCCTGACCAAGGCCGATACCCGTTCGGTGGTACACCGCCCGGTTTATCTGGACATGATCTGCCTCAAGCAGATCGATGCCGGCGGCAAGGTCGTTGGCGAACTGCGCATCCTCGGCCTGTACACCGCCAGCGCCTACAGCACGCCATCGCGGCAAATCCCGATTCTGCGCGACAAAATCGCCCGTGCGATCACGCTATCCGGTGCAGATGTCGAAGGGCATCGCGGCAAGGCGCTGCTGAATGTTCTGGATACCTATCCACGTGAAGAACTGATCGAAACCGATGTCGAAGCCCTGTCTCGCATCGCCAGCGGCATTGTCGGTCTGCAAGAGCGCAATCGCACCCGCGTCTTTTTCCGCGAAGACATTTATCACCGCTATATATCGGCCATGCTCTATGTGCCGCGCGACAACTACACCACCGAAGTACGCGTCAAAGTACAGCAACTACTGATCGATCGCCTTGGCGGCGACGGCGGCGAATTCAATGTCCTGCTGTCAGATAGCCCGCTGGCACGCATCCACTTCATCACCCACATCCCGCATGGTGCCCACCCGCAGTACGACGCCCGGGCCATTGAGGCCGAGATCGCCGAGATTGCCCTGCGCTGGCCGGATGAGCTGCGCCGGCAACTGCTCATGCATGGCGGTGAAGAGCAAGGCGCCGTTCGCTACCAACGTTATGCCAACGCCTTCTCGGCAGCCTATTGTGCCGACTACCCGCCCCGCGTGGCGGTGCATGATATCGACGCGCTTGAAACCGCGCTTGAAACCGGCGAGCTCGCCACGGCCATCGTTCCTGGCAGTCAGGCCGATACCCGTTTGTGGCGACTGAAGCTGTATCGCAATACGCCGATCGAGCTCTCCGATTGCTTGCCGCTACTGGAGAACCTGGGCGTGCGCGTGCAGGACGAGCGCCCCTACAAGCTGTCCTTCAGCGATAACGCGGCGGCATGGATCATCGATATCGGCATCCAGCTGCCGCAAAGCGGCATGCTCGAAAACCCGCAAGCACGCAGCCGTTTGCTGGATGCGTTCGAGGCCGTCTTCGCGGGGCGCAGCGAAAACGACACGTTCAACCGGCTGGTGCTGCAGGCGGGCCTGGCCTGGCGTGATGTATTGGTGCTGCGCGCCTACGCCAGGTATCTGAAGCAAATCGGCCTGCACTTCAGCCAGGACACGCTAGCGGCCACGCTGCTGCGCTTCCCGCTTCAGGCCGGGCAACTGGTCGAGCTGTTCCACGCCCTGCTACAACCGTCCGCGAGCAATACGCACGAAGCGGAGGCACTGGGTAAAACGCTGGCCAAATTCGCCACCGACCAACCCAATGCCGACGACGAAAAGATGCTGTCGCAGTTTCGAGCCGCCATCGAAGCAACGGTGCGAACCAACTTCTGGCAGCAAAACGCCGCCGGCAACCCCAAACCCTACGTCTCGTTCAAGATCGCTTCGGCGCAGATACCGGACATGCCGCAGCCGGTGCCGCTATTCGAAATCTTCGTCTACGCCAATGATATGGAAGGCGTACACCTGCGCGGCGGCAAAGTAGCCCGTGGCGGCCTGCGCTGGTCCGATCGGCGCGAAGACTTCCGCACCGAGGTACTGGGGCTGGTCAAGGCGCAGATCGTCAAAAACACCGTTATCGTACCGGTAGGCTCCAAAGGGGGGTTTATCGTCAAGAACCCGCCGACCGAGCGCGAAGCCTTCCTCGCCAAGGGTGTTGAGTGCTACCAGACGCTGATTCGCGGCATGCTGGACATCACCGACAACCTCGTCAACGGCAAGCTCGTACCGCCGCCGAATGTAACCCGCCGGGATGAGGATGACCCCTATCTCGTCGTCGCCGCCGACAAGGGCACGGCAACCTTTTCCGACACCGCCAACGCCCTCTCGCAGGAATACGGCTTCTGGCTCGATGACGCTTTCGCCTCCGGCGGCTCGGTCGGTTACGACCACAAGAAGATGGGCATTACCGCCCGCGGCGCCTGGGTGTCGGTCGAGCGCCACTTCCGCGAGATGGGCATCAATGTCGCGACGGATCCGATCACGATCGCCGGCATCGGTGACATGTCGGGCGACGTGTTCGGCAATGGCCTGCTGCGCTCGACCGCAGTCAAGCTCGTCGCCGCATTCGATCACCGGCATATATTCATTGATCCGAACCCGGATCCCGCACTGTCGTACAAGGAACGCGAGCGGCTATTCACCCTGCCCCGCTCCAGCTGGGCAGATTACGATGCGAAACTGATCTCGCGGGGTGGCGGGCTGTGGCCGCGCAACGCCAAGACGATTCCGCTCTCTGCCGAGATGAAAGCGCTACTGCAGGTCGAGGACGACGAGCTCGAACCGAACCTGCTGATCCAGGCCATTCTCAAGGCGCCGGTCGATCTGCTTTACAACGGTGGCATCGGCACCTATGTAAAGGCGAGCACGCAAACGCACGCCGAAGCCAATGATCGCGGCAGCGATGCGGTGCGCGTTGACGGGCGCGAGCTGCGCTGCAAAGTGGTCGGCGAAGGCGGCAATCTGGGCTTTACCCAGCTGGGGCGCATCGAATACGGCCTGTCTGGCGGGCGGATATTCACCGATGCGATCGACAACTCGGCCGGCGTCGATTGCTCCGATCATGAAGTCAATATCAAGATTTTCCTCAATCGCATCGTCGCCAGCGGCGACATGACGCTAAAACAGCGCAACCAGCTCCTTGCCGAAATGACCGACGAGGTAGGCCATCTGGTACTGGAAGACAACCGGCTGCAAACACAGGCGATTTCGCTCGAACGGATGCAGGCCCCCTCCTTGCTGCCGGTACACCAGCGCTTCATGCAGGCCATGGAACATCAGGGCAAGCTGTCGCGCCGGCTGGAATACCTGCCGAGCGACAGTCTGCTGATCGAGCGACAACAAGCCAAGCTGGGTTTGACCCGACCGGAACTGGCGGTACTGCTGGCCTATGCCAAGATCGTTCTCAAACAGCAACTGCTCACCAGTCAACTGCCAGACGATGCGCGCTGGAACACGCTGCTCACCGCGTACTTCCCGAGTGCGCTGGTGGCGCGCTACGGCGATCGCGTCGCCGAACATCCGCTGCGCCGCGAAATCGTCGCCACCTTGCTGACCAACCATGTAGTCAACCGCTACGGCATCAGCTGCGTCTTCCGCCTGGCCGAAGAGGTAGAACGCCCAGCCGATGCAGTGGTCGCGGCGCTGATCGATGCGCAGCAATTGCTGGGTATCGAAGCGCTGACCAAGGAAATCGAATCCGCTCAGGGCATGTCGATTACCGAGCAATACGAGCTGCTGTCGTCGGTGCGTCGGCAAACCGAGCGCGTCGCGCGCTGGCTGTTGCAGCACCCGCTCAACCCTGCGGAACTCGAACATCTCGGCACCTGCGCCGAACTGTGCCTGCCCAGACTGCCGGAATGGCTGGCCGAAAGCGGCGATGTCCAGGCGCGCCGGGAAATCTGGCTCAACGCAGGCGTGCCGGGCGCGCTGGCCAACAAGGTATTGGCGGTCGAACACGCGATGCCGTTTATCGAGCTGGCGCGCAGTGCCGGCGACACCGATACGCTGGCCGAGCGCATGAAGCTCTTTCTCGCCCTTGGGCAGACGCTGGAACTCGACTGGCTGGTTACCGCGATCGAAAAGCTGCCGCGCGACAATCGCTGGCAGACGCTGGCCCGCCTGGCTGCACGCGACGATTTGCAGCGCTTGCACGCCACGCTCACCGAACGGATCTGGCTGCGCCCGCAAGATGATGCCGATGCCAAGCTTGTCGCCTGGCAAGCCGACGTATCCGGGCCTTTGGGGCAATGGCTGCGCATGCTCGGCGAGCTGCGCGAAAGCCAGCCGGATCTGGCGATGATCTCGGCGGCGCAGCGCGAGCTGCGTGGCAGACTGATCACCTGAAGACCTTGATGGCGTAAAAAAGCGGCGTAGCGATACGCCGCTTTTTTCTGGCCACGCCCTTGGCAAATTGGCCCCAACCGGACGTCAAGCATTACCCCGATCCGGCTTGGCAATCCGGTATAATGCGCGGTTTTCCGACCGACATAGACCGTGATGGAAGCCGAACAGCTCAACCAGATCGACAATCACCTCGCAGACTTGGCCAACCGCGCCGAGGAGCTGAAACGTTATCTTGACTACCCGGGTAAACGTGACCGGCTCGAGGAGGTTGTCCGCCTCTCCGAAGACCCGGACATCTGGAACGACCAGAAGAAAGCCCAGGATATCGGCCGCGAACGCAAAGCACTCGAAGATGTCGTTGTCGTGCTCGACGATGTCGCCAATGGCGCCGCCGATGCCAAGGAGTTGTTCGACATGGCGCGCGGCGAAAGCGATTTCGACACCTGCGCCGCGATCAATGACGACGCACAGGCGCTCGAAACCAAAATCGCCAAGCTCGAATTCCGCCGGATGTTCAGCAATCCGATGGATCCGAACGCCTGCTTTATCGACATCCAGTCGGGCGCGGGCGGCACCGAGGCTCAGGACTGGGCCGGCATGCTGCTGCGGATGTATATCCGCTACGGCGAGCGCAAGGGCTTCAATGTCGAAGTGATGGAAGTGTCCGACGGCGAAGTCGCCGGCATCACCAGCGCAACGATCAAGCTCACCGGCGAATACGCCTATGGCTTCTTGCGCACCGAAACCGGCGTGCATCGCCTGGTGCGGGTGTCGCCGTTCGATTCGAACGCTCGCCGCCACACCTCGTTCTGCTCGGTCTTCGTTTACCCGGAAGTCGATGACAGCTTTGAGATCGAGATCAATCCGGCCGACGTGCGTACCGATACCTATCGCGCCTCGGGCGCTGGTGGTCAGCACATCAACAAGACCGACTCGGCCGTTCGCCTGACCCACGCGCCGACCGGCATTGTCGTGCAGTGCCAGAACGATCGTTCGCAGCACCGCAACCGCGACGAAGCCTGGTCGATGCTGCGCGCCAAGCTGTACGAGCTTGAACTGCGCAAGCGCATGGAAGCGCAGCAATCGCTGGAAGCCGGCAAGGCCGATATCGGCTGGGGCCACCAGATTCGCTCCTACGTGTTCGACCAGAGCCGAATCAAGGATCTGCGCACCAGCTATGAAGTCGGCAACCTCAAGGGCGTGATGGATGGTGACCTCGATGGCTTTATCGAGGCCAGCCTGAAGCAAGGCGTCTAAGTTTGTGATTTGACCGGAGCAGGCCACCCTGCTCCGTTTTGCATCTGATGGAACCTAGAATGAGCGAACAGCAAGCAGTCCCGCAGGACGAAAACCAGATCATGGCCGAGCGTCGCGCCAAGCTTGGCGCATTGCGCGAACAAGGCCCGGCCTTCCCGAACGATTTCAAACGCGAACATTTGTCCGGCGATCTGCACGCCAAGTACGGCGAAATCGAGAAAGAAGAGCTCGAAGCACAGAATATTTCGGTCAGCGTTGCCGGCCGCATGATGCTCAAGCGCGTCATGGGCAAGGCGAGCTTTGCCACGGTGCAAGACGTTGCAGGCCGCATCCAGTTCTACGTCAGCCGCGACAGCGTCGGCGAAGACGTCTACGCCGCATTCAAGAAATGGGACCTGGGTGACATCATCGCCGCCCGCGGCACGCTGATGAAAACCAAGACCGGCGAGCTATCGGTGCAAGTCACCGAACTGCGCCTCTTGACCAAGAGCCTGCGGCCGCTGCCAAGCGATTATTACGGCCTGGCCGACCAGGAGCTGAAGTACCGCCAGCGCTATGTTGACCTGATCATCAACGAACAAAGCCGCACCACCTTCATCAACCGCTCGCGCATTGTGCAAAAAATCCGCGAATACATGGTGAACGAGTCCTACCTCGAAGTCGAAACGCCGATGATGCACCCGATTCCGGGCGGCGCCACGGCCAAGCCGTTCACGACGCATCACAATGCACTCGATATGCCGCTGTTCCTGCGCGTGGCGCCGGAGCTGTACCTGAAGCGTCTGGTCGTCGGCGGCATCGAACGTGTGTTCGAAGTGAACCGCAACTTCCGCAACGAAGGGATGAGCACGCGCCACAATCCCGAATTCACGATGATGGAGTTCTACGAGGCCTACGCCGACTACCAGCGCATGATGGACATAACCGAAGGCGTCATCCGTTACGCGGCCAAGGAAGTCATCGGCCATACCGTGATCGAGTACCAGGGCAAGCCGGTTGATCTATCCAAGCCGTTTGCGCGCTTCACCATCGCCGGCGCCATCCAGCGCTACAACCCGCAATACACCGCCGAGCAACTGCACGACCGCGCCTTCCTCAAGGCCGAGCTGGCCCGTCTGGGCGCCAAGCCGGTACTGACCGACGGCATCGGCGGCCTGCAGCTGTCGCTGTTCGATGAAACCACCGAAGAAAAGCTCTGGGAGCCAACCTTCATCATCGATTACCCGGCCGAAGTATCGCCACTGGCACGCGCCAACGATAACGAT encodes:
- a CDS encoding DUF1631 family protein; amino-acid sequence: MQTVLTRTPGSPQTGTLIACRDLALGMLTESLDDFFQGLEETFFQLAETTTERSLRDQYFDARVEARTKKDAIVAAFKQQFLASFEASLQPRGARGESAFYQVNLTPDALSLVANEEYETSLTLSSISNALQQKSGETLTHLEQRLASLLPDHRDSHDNGNSFSPLSPKVICEAFLTACQQLDSGLAARLVALRTFEVELSGRVAGVYQQLNQYLIQQNVPLPAIARRAGSRSTPSQAHQAGVSGLAAQDGMTGGQGAGGESALASMLRPELVTHLNQLFSSDTPQPQRALRPDWFNFLDHLQQDALGSVQDMSLHPENLLALLRGSRWTQELDRLDTMTVELVALLFDRLFEDDRLSNAAKGLLARLQVPALKAAMLDTRFFSDKAHPARRLIDRLADAGLEWQGEPAADDPQLCKFVEVIADVARSFTDDTAVFQSALDALDQWLDAERAVIDAAISDQADALLAGEISELANATAQALIEQKLSTEHPPVVIAFVQEHWRAALVAAYGVEGEAASLFVERLAVIDQLLWSVAPKVRPEDRLQLVNTLPALLSKLEAGIREIGVGDATRKSFFSELVQLHAGAIRQGLKLALQVQATPAALAVPVVGASIPTVEPVVAQEGVVAPVQEAMSQLGAEAPSVLMAEPFGGDASAPNVASSAALEPQSQVPERGEWVEWREGDALPRRLRVSWISPQGTRFLLTSRGDKGLTLMRHEIEAYLASGVLSRLKLGDGVTEDAFAQLREALAV
- a CDS encoding NAD-glutamate dehydrogenase, with translation MTFSVPRPQLDALSQAREPLGDNVKSLFARYYANLPSEDFDARDAENWVGAALSHWRFGARRAPGELLLRADNPTLIEHGWECKHTVIELVADDMPFLVDTVSMAINRLGYGVHLVVHPVLHVQRDAAGQVVDLGDDGPRESWMHFEIDRITRPEALAELDEEIRRVLNVLSVAVADWPKMTEHIDATLAQLHSAPPPVAATELSETVAYLEWLRDDHFIFLGCRDYRINEEHGDGNMWITPGSGLGMLRDDGVGGPSRTWASLTPELRQIAYRPDTLLILTKADTRSVVHRPVYLDMICLKQIDAGGKVVGELRILGLYTASAYSTPSRQIPILRDKIARAITLSGADVEGHRGKALLNVLDTYPREELIETDVEALSRIASGIVGLQERNRTRVFFREDIYHRYISAMLYVPRDNYTTEVRVKVQQLLIDRLGGDGGEFNVLLSDSPLARIHFITHIPHGAHPQYDARAIEAEIAEIALRWPDELRRQLLMHGGEEQGAVRYQRYANAFSAAYCADYPPRVAVHDIDALETALETGELATAIVPGSQADTRLWRLKLYRNTPIELSDCLPLLENLGVRVQDERPYKLSFSDNAAAWIIDIGIQLPQSGMLENPQARSRLLDAFEAVFAGRSENDTFNRLVLQAGLAWRDVLVLRAYARYLKQIGLHFSQDTLAATLLRFPLQAGQLVELFHALLQPSASNTHEAEALGKTLAKFATDQPNADDEKMLSQFRAAIEATVRTNFWQQNAAGNPKPYVSFKIASAQIPDMPQPVPLFEIFVYANDMEGVHLRGGKVARGGLRWSDRREDFRTEVLGLVKAQIVKNTVIVPVGSKGGFIVKNPPTEREAFLAKGVECYQTLIRGMLDITDNLVNGKLVPPPNVTRRDEDDPYLVVAADKGTATFSDTANALSQEYGFWLDDAFASGGSVGYDHKKMGITARGAWVSVERHFREMGINVATDPITIAGIGDMSGDVFGNGLLRSTAVKLVAAFDHRHIFIDPNPDPALSYKERERLFTLPRSSWADYDAKLISRGGGLWPRNAKTIPLSAEMKALLQVEDDELEPNLLIQAILKAPVDLLYNGGIGTYVKASTQTHAEANDRGSDAVRVDGRELRCKVVGEGGNLGFTQLGRIEYGLSGGRIFTDAIDNSAGVDCSDHEVNIKIFLNRIVASGDMTLKQRNQLLAEMTDEVGHLVLEDNRLQTQAISLERMQAPSLLPVHQRFMQAMEHQGKLSRRLEYLPSDSLLIERQQAKLGLTRPELAVLLAYAKIVLKQQLLTSQLPDDARWNTLLTAYFPSALVARYGDRVAEHPLRREIVATLLTNHVVNRYGISCVFRLAEEVERPADAVVAALIDAQQLLGIEALTKEIESAQGMSITEQYELLSSVRRQTERVARWLLQHPLNPAELEHLGTCAELCLPRLPEWLAESGDVQARREIWLNAGVPGALANKVLAVEHAMPFIELARSAGDTDTLAERMKLFLALGQTLELDWLVTAIEKLPRDNRWQTLARLAARDDLQRLHATLTERIWLRPQDDADAKLVAWQADVSGPLGQWLRMLGELRESQPDLAMISAAQRELRGRLIT
- the prfB gene encoding peptide chain release factor 2; protein product: MEAEQLNQIDNHLADLANRAEELKRYLDYPGKRDRLEEVVRLSEDPDIWNDQKKAQDIGRERKALEDVVVVLDDVANGAADAKELFDMARGESDFDTCAAINDDAQALETKIAKLEFRRMFSNPMDPNACFIDIQSGAGGTEAQDWAGMLLRMYIRYGERKGFNVEVMEVSDGEVAGITSATIKLTGEYAYGFLRTETGVHRLVRVSPFDSNARRHTSFCSVFVYPEVDDSFEIEINPADVRTDTYRASGAGGQHINKTDSAVRLTHAPTGIVVQCQNDRSQHRNRDEAWSMLRAKLYELELRKRMEAQQSLEAGKADIGWGHQIRSYVFDQSRIKDLRTSYEVGNLKGVMDGDLDGFIEASLKQGV
- the lysS gene encoding lysine--tRNA ligase encodes the protein MSEQQAVPQDENQIMAERRAKLGALREQGPAFPNDFKREHLSGDLHAKYGEIEKEELEAQNISVSVAGRMMLKRVMGKASFATVQDVAGRIQFYVSRDSVGEDVYAAFKKWDLGDIIAARGTLMKTKTGELSVQVTELRLLTKSLRPLPSDYYGLADQELKYRQRYVDLIINEQSRTTFINRSRIVQKIREYMVNESYLEVETPMMHPIPGGATAKPFTTHHNALDMPLFLRVAPELYLKRLVVGGIERVFEVNRNFRNEGMSTRHNPEFTMMEFYEAYADYQRMMDITEGVIRYAAKEVIGHTVIEYQGKPVDLSKPFARFTIAGAIQRYNPQYTAEQLHDRAFLKAELARLGAKPVLTDGIGGLQLSLFDETTEEKLWEPTFIIDYPAEVSPLARANDNDAGITERFELFMVGREHANGYSELNDPEDQAARFQAQVDLKDRGDDEAMHFDADYIRALEYGLPPTGGCGIGIDRLVMLLTNAPSIRDVILFPQMRRED